The Armigeres subalbatus isolate Guangzhou_Male unplaced genomic scaffold, GZ_Asu_2 Contig2073, whole genome shotgun sequence genome includes the window AGGTGATCCTGACGACCGAGCTAACACACAAAATGCTTTCAAAATCTACACAACGCTCATTGTCTCTACAAGTTTGGCTGCTCTGCACCTCGTCTCTCCAAACTCAGCCAACACTTCCATAATCGCCTCATTCTGTCAAAAGTTCATCTGTTCTCATTTTACCGCTAAAACCGGAAATGCCGTTGAGTTATCCCAACTGCTTCAAGGAATTTTCATTGTGGTCGACTTCCCAAAAATTAAACGACTGACAAAAGCGCTTGCTGATGACCTGACGTCCTCCAAGTCCGATGCAAAACTCTACTCCGGCCTTCAACGATGCCATTACGCTTTATTGTTCAAAGAACTCAGCAAGGCCTTTATCAAATGCATTCAATCGGAACTCCGCTCCCGGAGCACTACCGTCCAAAAGTTCGTGCTTTGGGAGCAGTCCTCCGAAATCCTCAAGCAGTTTTCCGAAGTGGCGAAGCACGCTGACAACTCCAAAATCTACTCGTGCTATATGCGATATTCCCACACCTACCTGAAGCTCTTCCAGCAAAGCGGTCTGAAAACAATGGAGGATATCCTCAAGGTCACGGCCGATCGGGTTAGCCACCTGCTAAGCACTCTGCAGCACAACACACGTTACCTGCACAACATCTGCTGCCACTCGAAAAACACTAAGGACAACAGTCTGGTGGCGCAGATTCCCTTCATTCGCGAAACGGTGGAAACTCTAATCTATAGTGTGAAGGCCGTCCTGGCCGCGAACAACTGCTCCTCGGTGTTCTGGATGGGGAACCTCAAGAACAAGGACCTCAAGGGGGATCTGATCGTTACGCAGCTGGACGAACTCGAGCAGGAAAGTGAACCGGAGTCCGACATAGCCGATTTTCTtagcgatgacgacgacgagacTGAGGGTCGACCGGTTCCTGCGGCAAGGTTGGGAAAGGTTTCCGAAGCCAAGACATCGCAAAGCAAGTGCTTCTAATGGGATGACATGCCGTAAGTAAAAAGGTACATAGATAGTAGCTGAATGCAATTATCGTTTGTATTCCTCTTTTCAGATTatatttttaaacatatttctTGTTATGTACACATCTAATTCATGACTGAAGAAAGTTACAATATTATTCTTTTCTAAAGTAAGGAGAATTTGGATACTGAAACGTGAAATAAACTGATAGCGCAATGGAAGCTGGACTGGAAGATAAGTACAAATAACGAGTCCTTGACGACCATTTTGAGTAATTATCATAATCCGCAGTTATATCACGCTTCATCATACTTCAAGATAGCCTAAACCTAGTTTTGTCGTCAAACTATGAAACAGTTCGGATAAAAGTTACCTACCTTGTCAAAATATAGAAATAGCTATGAATGTTTATTCACCAGAAACAACGTTCGATTCTGACTTCACTTCAGCATCATCATCTTTTGCTTCCTTGTTTTCCGTTTTTTCCTTCTTGaactttttgtttttgaagtCAAAATCGTCAACGTCTTCCTCCTTGCAGTTACCGTCATTGGAACCCTTCTTGTTTTTCTTAGAAAGTTCGCGAATAGTCTTCGAATAATGTTTGTCCAAGTGTTTGACGTCTTCAGTAGAAATAGTCCACTCCAACGAACACGGTTCCGCTTTGGTGGGGTCCAATTCCTTTGTGTAGTTTGGAATTTCCACTCCTAAACGTTTAGCAATCTTCTCGATAATTGTGTCTACATAGGTTGATATTTTTAGATCGGCTCTCTTGTCCTAAAACGATAAAACGTGTGTGCCTAAATGCTATGTTTGAGCTTATTCTCCACAAGGAAAATGATAAGAGAACATCTTATGTCTACAATCAAAATTACTCACATGCTTCGTCGGTTGCAAGTTGCATATCACTAATTTACCACCATAACGCTTATTCCGAAGTGGCAGATTGCCACTAGGAACGATCTGCAGCGTTGTCCCGAGGCAAATATTCAAATCCGCCAATGTGGAATGCATAAATGCCAAATCCAGATCACTCTCCGGTAGATCGTGCTCCCAATCCAGAATGTTGTCTATGAGATTGCCTCCCCGGCATGCTCGGGAGTTCTTTGTTCCCTTGCATAGCTCCCCGGTTAGTTTCTTCCCAACGGTTGGTGCCGGTTTGTTTCTGACATATTGCCGTCTGCATTTGAGGCACTGCTCGATGAACATGTTGCCGTGTAACTCAGCCAGATATTTGCGTTGCAGTCCTGACCGCAGATGCAGCCCATCGATATTTTGGCTGATGATGTATTTCACAAATCCAGCCTCAACCAGCGTTTTGAGTCCCATGTGAGTTTTGGTAGGCAGAGCTTCATCGAAAGATACATTTATTGAAGGTTTTTCACCCTTCTTTTCCAATGTCCATACCCCTTTAGGTCCCCGGAAATCCGGAATACCAGCACTGGTACTGATTCCAGCTCCGGTGTGAACCACAACATGTTTGGCACTCAGAATTAATTTGGCCAGttgttcacattttttttccacaatttCATCGTCGTCGAATATCTGTGAAACATAGATACGTATTGTTTGATCTGgatttataataaaattaacTTACTTCGGGAACTCCCAGGACACCTTTATTTTGGTAATCGGATAGTCCATCAGCATAATTACATGACATGCTTATTCCTGTAACGAAGCACAGAAGTAAACTGGGAAAATTTATGTTTTAGTTATTTTAATGTTAGTAATATTCGTAATATtacccaagattttttttatgtacatttatgtacataaaaaaatcttggcgtGAACTACAACAACAAGAAAGAAGGGGGAAAAGCGTAAACAAATGAGaagcataaaacataaaactcaCCAATGTTAAGAACAAAAATTGCTACAAAGCATCAATGTGTTGTTAAGAACAAAAGTTGTAATATTTATCAGCATtacacacggaagaaataaacaacccaatagtgagtttaattcacccaacctcgacctcgaacatccgtacactccaaataatctaaacgttgtttccacctgaattttcaggtacattttacgtgcacacgtagctgcaaatgcttcagaaaattcaggtgaaacttacgtgtccggtgaattctatccaaaactcaggtagaacttacctgattttcacgtagaatgagaattctatcaaaaaatcaggtaaaagttacgtgaatttcaggtggaaaaaaatctacgtactttttcaggtggaaacaacgtgcagatttttttgggtgtacgggaagccaaaattatGAGTAAGTACACGGATAACTTCGtaaactcattaatgagtaaaaattTAACCATTATTGGATCTTGTATTGAGCTGtcagaaaatgtggaaaatttgacAACTTGAAGTGGGTGAAAAAACACCCATTTTGAGAATGTTGACCGACTTTAAAAACGTTTATTTGTAAACCCATAAATGGGTGAAAAAAGTCTTGTAAGTTTTCGGATCAAATTTAGCTGCTAGTGCCGTTTTGCGGCGGTGCACAAATTTAAAGGATCTTTGTGATCTAACTATACTTGGGAACCACGGATAAGCTTAAACGTaagtaattcaaataatttttaactGGATATCAAAAATCTCTATTATGTTTTTTGATTTATCAGGATTGAAAAAGATGGAAGTGCACCTTCAACCAAACCACGACGAGGGATGCCTGGATTCTggacttaaaaaaatattgtatttaTAAACCCATGTTAAAAGAAtgtatgaaataaataaataagcttGAGCACTTTATTTGTTGTACTCGACTGTTCTTTAAAACCGCAAGAAAtcccatttttattattttccattCTAGCTCCATTCACAAAAATGAgagttttttacccattttcaacaaaaaccattttttttaaatgggtaaaaaagcaacattttttgacatataTTGCGTTTACTCATTTATGAGTAAAGCGTGGTTTACTCAtaaaatgagtagatccacttattcccCAAAATGGGTGAAAATTTACCCTTTAATGAGTTTACGAGGTTATCCgtgtagggtcgaagtagtttgcctttactcccatccCAGCAAGGAAGGTTACTCTAACTTTAGCATAATGTGCATCTATCCTGTTAGATAGTTACACTAACATTCTCACTAACAGTTAGGGTAAAGTGAGGCTAAAGTTACGCTAGAATGACACACTTTTGTTAGGTATGTTTATGCTTGGTGCATAATTTCATCTAACCTGTTACACTCATGTTACATTAACGTTAGATATGTTTCGCTTTGGCCGGTTAGGCAGTTGTTGGGGTAGTTTCGGGTGGGATTTCATGCTGGTTTATTTACATCTAGCTGTCATACGAGCAAAAAGTGCATGTATTGGCGCGAAATAAAAACAACCAATACATAAGTACACTTTTGCTCCGAATGACAGCTAGATGCAAATAAACTAATTTAagaatagtgtaatttattttaaattcgtGTATTTCATGTGCAAATAATTCATAGTATGCTGTTTAATTATAATGTTTTGCTATAGTGCATTCGCGAAGACGGTTCGTACCTAATCTATTAAAGGAGATGCACCAAAATGTCGACCGCAACGATCCGTATCTGCAGGTACTGCTTAGCCGTGAAAAGATGATCTGCAACGTCTTGCGTCCGGGTCTGGCTTGGGTCCCGAAGGAGAAAATCCGTGGTTGGCCGTCATGTACAAAACCATCTCCGATTTAGTATTCGTGTTCTGACTCCGAACCAACTTTGGCGGTGGCAAGTCGACCAGCTTTGTGCTGATCTACGACATGCCAAGAAGTTCGAACCCAAGCGCCGATTGGGCCACCACAGACTATTCGAGAAGAAGATCACCGCAAGCAGCGCAAGGAAAGCAGGAACCGTATGAAGATGCGCGGTACCAAGAAGGCCAAGGTTGGAGTGGCTGTGAAGAAGTAAGCGGATTGTTTAGAGTTGGCTTTTCACTACGGTGAACTTATAATTTcgtcgaattaaatggagatATAACTTCATGgagtaataataaaaatagcaaTTTGAATCATATTAGACTTCAGcttatttctctgaaagtttgATTCTAAATTCACACTTAAtctaaattgaatttattcCTCTATTCCTCCAGGTAACAACCTTCCGTGGATTCTCCAGGGACTACATCGGATCTTCCTGCAGGGATGATTCTATAATTTCTATATGAGAATTGATCGTGAATTTCAGCAAAAATATCCCCACAAATTCCTTCAAGCATAGATCCTTCAATTTCATATAGTGGTGGCAAGTCGACTGGTTTAAGGCTGATTTACGACACCCAGGACATTTCCAAAAGGAACTCTAGCACTAATTGGGTCGCCATGGAATGTTCGAGGAGATGACGCGAGAACCGTATGAAGAAGGTGTGTGGTACCAAGAAGATCAAGGTCGGACAGGCCGTGAACGAGTAAGCTGGTTGCTTGGAGTAGTGTTTTAACTCCGGTGCTTTATGATGCCAACGAAATTAATTctatcataaaaataataatgaaaacatCAATTAAAATCATATCAGActtatttcattgaaattttgactcTCAATCTAAATGGAATTTATtcttcaatttaaatcaataaattacacaaagaaattttcaggaaattcttcctgtagagAAGCTTTTGTAATTACATAAGGGAATTATTTTGGTAATGTCTTCACGATTTCATTTGTAAACTCCTCCTCGGGAGTGCTGTTGggtttcctccgggagttcctctggaaagtcctttagaattttcttccaggaattaatCTGAAagtaattcctctgggaattccaccGTAAATCTATcaattaattcctccgggagtttctctggGATTTCGAAAAGAACAGCAtcttggaattcctcaagaTGTTCCACCAGTGAATCGATTTTCCCCAGTAATTCATTCAAAAGCTCGTCTacaaatttatttgggaatacATCTATAAATTCCACCAGTTGCTCTGAAAATTTCACCAAAAGTTGCTCAGCGAATTTCTCCATGAGTATATCTCGGATTCCCTTgagaagttcatcaagaaattcctccagctgTAACATCAAATGTTACTTTGAGAATTCGTACATTTGACGTATTTTTTGACtgttctttcaggagttcctctaggaattactcCAGAAACTGATtggcaaattcctccaggagctcttcTAGAAATGTATCCAGAAAttaatctggaaattccttcagcagtttcctgggaattcctccaggattttatcTGAGAATTGCTTTcgggagattcctccaggagctcctctaggaatttcttcaggagctcttcaaaaaaaaatcctgcaggaGCTCCTCCTAGAGATTcgctgaaaattcttccagaaattccttcaagaaactactggaaattcctccacaagttctgCCGGAAATCTTCTAGGTACTGTACCAGGAAActatctgggaattcctctgagaatttttCCATAAACGCATTTGGTAATTCcgtcagaagttcctctaaaagatactcaaggaattcctccagcaatctcttataggatttccttcgggagttgttcaagaaaatcctccaggtgTTCCTCTGGTATTTGTTCAAGAAGTCCCCCTGGGATTTCTTCCAGAAGAGCATcttgaaattcctggagcaacttccgaaggcattcctggagcaactgccgaacgaattcttgggggaacttccgaaggaattcctggaagaacttccgaaggaattcctagaggaacttccaaagaaactcctggaggaacttccaaacgaattcctggaggaactttcgggggaattcccaaatgaattcctggagaagcttccgaagaatttcctggaggaacttcctaaggaattccttctggatttcctcctggaatttgggaatttcttcggaaattaagcCCAAAACACAATATTAGCTGAACGGCAACGGAAACGGCTGACTGGACAGTTAGTtgactccttcgggaatttcttcaagaactccttcgggaatttctccggaaatttctttggaagttcctccaggaattccttcgaaagttccttcaggaattccttcggaagttcctccaggaattccttcggaagttccttcggaagttcctccaggaattcttccaaaagttcctccaggaattgggaggaattcctggaggaatttggggaggaattcatagaggaattcacggcggaattcctggaggaattcacggaggaatttctggaggaatttacggaggaagtcctggagttGGGTACatatgttaaaaaagtacccaacggaaaatttatttacccaaatgtaagtttaattcactcaatttcgacctcaggtaataaaactcaaaattgacttcccgtattgaactggcgtcgttggattgttcggctattttgtttttgacaacaaaagaaagagttaatgaaagagaagagaaaaataactcaaaagtaagtttaaaaatactcaattttgggtactttttttcttccgtgcacGCTCATTTGAATCTACTCAAAAGTGAGTCAAAATGACTCactaaggcattttatgagacagattgaaacagctgtttttctcgtgtttacttttacaattggcgctttgatgttgcatgaagaagaagaagcagaaagatgataatcgaaaaaatctccacgggaaaccatacggagaagtttttaaaactcttctcaaaaattctaaaagcaatttaattaaaaacggtaagcagtacggggttggacttttcttcaaaaaaaactGGCAACACTGTATAGTTGGTAGATGTTTTTGTTATTCGGAGAATTAGAGTTTAattaaattaatgaattttGTCTTCATAATTATAGTTAACGATTTCATTCCAATTGTGATTATTTTCATATGTTAGTTTTAAAACTAAAATCATCGATATTGTGCTAAAAACCGTTGAAATTGAGTAATTTTGTTCCATGGTTTGATATAGTCATTATTCAAGATACGTTTTTGTATTGGTGCTGAGCGTGTAAAAATCGTtgactgctgctgttgttgttgctgtatGGTTGGTTGTATGCTCTTTGGCGCAGATACAAATTAACTTAATTACTGGTACTTGTTAAATTCTGATAGCTCACATGATGTGGTTCTGGCTGCTGTACTAGGAATGAAAATCACGCCAAAACATTATTAGACAGATTTAGTGGAAATCAAGCGAACGGGCGTCTTGCACAATTTTAGCCGTTGGTTCGTGCTTTGGTGTATTGGTGCTGAAGTAGTTTGTTTAGTAGCACATACTGTTGGTTCTGATGGTAGTGGAGTGCGTGTATGAGTAGTTCTGAACCAGTGGTAGATTTGATGAAATCTGTGCGAACGGGCGTCTTACACATATTAGCCGTTGGTTCGTGCTTGGTGTAAATGGTGCTGTAGTAGCCAGATAAGTAATACGCTGATTGTTTCTGTCAATTCTGATAAGAGCGAAATTGATTGCGTGCAAAATTGTACACAAGTCTATGAAGCACTGGTTGGATAGACAGATCTAGCTAGAATTGAATGAACAAGTATCTCACACAGTTTCAATGATTAAAGTATTAAGTGCCTAAGGAATTTATAAATCACTATACAGAGATTGCATACGTAGCATGGAAGCGGTGATACACTAGATCATAATTCTGCAGATAGACATACTAACCGGTATCTTAATCTtcataattcatatttttattattattattgatacATTTTTGGCGCATATCAAATGAACTGATTTTAAAACTAGCTACTTGAATTTATGTTTGCGTGTGGGTGTGTGAATGTACAAtttaacttatttatttatttatttattttattacgtGTACTGATTTTGGAtcctgttcgtttttttttcttatttctaagtatttttttataataattattaaatttttaacttGTAATAATGAGTGAAAGCCAGGCCTTGTGCATTGAATGCAAAAAGGTAGAAAAAGATGCTGAAAAAATGTTGACATGCATGTATTGTTTCTCTGCGGCTCATTTTAAATGTCGAAATCTTAATGTTAATGCAGCCAGACGACTaaaagaaaatatgtatttttgttcgCAAAATTGTTGTAAAATTTATCAACGAATCATTGATATGCAAAACCTCAAGTCTTCTATAGTCAATGGGCTGGTTGCCCAGCTAAACGAAACAATAGTAAATGTTGTTGCCCAACAAATGATGGTATTTAGAAGCGAGGTAAAGCAGATTACGTC containing:
- the LOC134203733 gene encoding NAD-dependent protein deacetylase Sirt6-like isoform X1 gives rise to the protein MYINVHKKNLGLLLCFVTGISMSCNYADGLSDYQNKGVLGVPEIFDDDEIVEKKCEQLAKLILSAKHVVVHTGAGISTSAGIPDFRGPKGVWTLEKKGEKPSINVSFDEALPTKTHMGLKTLVEAGFVKYIISQNIDGLHLRSGLQRKYLAELHGNMFIEQCLKCRRQYVRNKPAPTVGKKLTGELCKGTKNSRACRGGNLIDNILDWEHDLPESDLDLAFMHSTLADLNICLGTTLQIVPSGNLPLRNKRYGGKLVICNLQPTKHDKRADLKISTYVDTIIEKIAKRLGVEIPNYTKELDPTKAEPCSLEWTISTEDVKHLDKHYSKTIRELSKKNKKGSNDGNCKEEDVDDFDFKNKKFKKEKTENKEAKDDDAEVKSESNVVSGE
- the LOC134203733 gene encoding NAD-dependent protein deacetylase Sirt6-like isoform X2 is translated as MYIKKILGISMSCNYADGLSDYQNKGVLGVPEIFDDDEIVEKKCEQLAKLILSAKHVVVHTGAGISTSAGIPDFRGPKGVWTLEKKGEKPSINVSFDEALPTKTHMGLKTLVEAGFVKYIISQNIDGLHLRSGLQRKYLAELHGNMFIEQCLKCRRQYVRNKPAPTVGKKLTGELCKGTKNSRACRGGNLIDNILDWEHDLPESDLDLAFMHSTLADLNICLGTTLQIVPSGNLPLRNKRYGGKLVICNLQPTKHDKRADLKISTYVDTIIEKIAKRLGVEIPNYTKELDPTKAEPCSLEWTISTEDVKHLDKHYSKTIRELSKKNKKGSNDGNCKEEDVDDFDFKNKKFKKEKTENKEAKDDDAEVKSESNVVSGE
- the LOC134203733 gene encoding NAD-dependent protein deacetylase Sirt6-like isoform X3; the protein is MSCNYADGLSDYQNKGVLGVPEIFDDDEIVEKKCEQLAKLILSAKHVVVHTGAGISTSAGIPDFRGPKGVWTLEKKGEKPSINVSFDEALPTKTHMGLKTLVEAGFVKYIISQNIDGLHLRSGLQRKYLAELHGNMFIEQCLKCRRQYVRNKPAPTVGKKLTGELCKGTKNSRACRGGNLIDNILDWEHDLPESDLDLAFMHSTLADLNICLGTTLQIVPSGNLPLRNKRYGGKLVICNLQPTKHDKRADLKISTYVDTIIEKIAKRLGVEIPNYTKELDPTKAEPCSLEWTISTEDVKHLDKHYSKTIRELSKKNKKGSNDGNCKEEDVDDFDFKNKKFKKEKTENKEAKDDDAEVKSESNVVSGE